The following is a genomic window from Anaerolineales bacterium.
GATCATTTCGCGGGCCACAATTTCGGTTGCACTGCGTTTATTGCCTTCTTCATCTTCCCAGCGGCGGGTTTGCAAGCGACCCTCCACGTAAACCTGCTGGCCCTTTTTCAGGTACTGGTTGCAAATTTCCGCCAGGCTGCCCCAGGCAACTACATTGAACCACTCGGTCTCGGTGCGGCGCTCCCCTTCGGCCGTGGTCCAGTTGCGGCTGGTGGCCACGCTGAAGCTTGTGACCGAGCGGCCGGAAGGGGTATAGCGCA
Proteins encoded in this region:
- a CDS encoding single-stranded DNA-binding protein codes for the protein MSRGLNKVMIIGHLGRDPEMRYTPSGRSVTSFSVATSRNWTTAEGERRTETEWFNVVAWGSLAEICNQYLKKGQQVYVEGRLQTRRWEDEEGNKRSATEIVAREMIMLSHKSEKEGEAGSDDHYPENDEEEFPF